The proteins below are encoded in one region of Manis javanica isolate MJ-LG chromosome 8, MJ_LKY, whole genome shotgun sequence:
- the RPP25 gene encoding ribonuclease P protein subunit p25, with product METFRKVRSEEAPVGGGAEEGGPGSGLFGDLAPGAVHMRVKEGSKIRNLLAFATARMAQPATRAIVFSGCGRATTKTVTCAEILKRRLAGLHQVTRLRYRSVREVWQSLPPGPAPGQKPGEPVASLSVLKNVPSLAILLSKDALDPRQLGYQPPNPHPGPSSQPTAPVCKRSRGDPATGEGSAKRAHTEPGAAEENWTA from the coding sequence ATGGAGACCTTCCGGAAGGTGCGCTCAGAGGAGGCTCCGGTGGGGGGCGGGGCCGAGGAGGGCGGCCCCGGCTCCGGCCTCTTCGGCGACCTGGCGCCGGGCGCCGTGCACATGAGAGTGAAGGAGGGCAGCAAGATCCGGAACCTGCTGGCTTTCGCCACGGCCCGCATGGCGCAGCCAGCCACGCGCGCCATCGTCTTCAGCGGCTGCGGTCGGGCCACCACCAAGACCGTCACGTGCGCCGAGATCCTCAAGCGCCGCCTGGCCGGCCTGCATCAGGTCACGCGGCTGCGCTACCGGAGCGTGCGCGAGGTGTGGCAGAGCCTCCCGCCCGGGCCCGCACCGGGTCAGAAGCCCGGTGAGCCAGTCGCCAGCCTCAGTGTACTTAAAAACGTGCCCAGCCTCGCCATCCTACTTTCCAAGGATGCTCTGGATCCGCGCCAACTTGGCTACCAACCCCCGAACCCTCATCCTGGCCCTTCGTCCCAGCCAACCGCGCCAGTGTGCAAGAGGAGCCGTGGGGACCCTGCAACCGGAGAAGGCTCCGCGAAACGGGCACACACTGAGCCAGGTGCTGCTGAAGAGAACTGGACGGCCTGA